The following coding sequences lie in one Rutidosis leptorrhynchoides isolate AG116_Rl617_1_P2 chromosome 6, CSIRO_AGI_Rlap_v1, whole genome shotgun sequence genomic window:
- the LOC139854760 gene encoding transcription repressor OFP6-like, with the protein MPTINKKMLLNTTAVTVGCGSGCRKIKLSKIFHPKPNKYKKNQSHYYPDTHRHHHQSSAATSWNTSTASTATSFSSNTSDSPADDESDQVRSLRAVQGFGRIGGNSLAVEKDSDDPYVDFRESMLQMIMEKEIYGRDDLRELLNCFLQLNSPYYHGIIIRAFTEIWNNVLSFKLMHVDHQSMCT; encoded by the coding sequence atGCCAAcaatcaacaaaaaaatgttactcAACACCACCGCCGTCACTGTCGGCTGCGGCTCCGGCTGCCGGAAAATTAAACTCTCCAAAATCTTCCACCCTAAACCAAACAAATACAAGAAAAATCAATCCCATTACTACCCTGACACCCACCGTCACCACCACCAGTCCTCCGCTGCCACGTCATGGAACACCAGTACCGCTTCCACCGCCACTTCATTTTCATCAAACACTTCAGATTCTCCGGCGGATGATGAGTCTGATCAAGTTAGAAGTTTAAGAGCTGTTCAAGGGTTTGGCCGGATCGGCGGTAATAGTCTTGCCGTTGAAAAAGATTCCGATGACCCTTATGTTGATTTCCGGGAGTCAATGTTGCAAATGATTATGGAGAAAGAGATTTACGGTAGAGATGATTTAAGAGAGCTTTTAAACTGTTTTTTGCAGCTTAATTCTCCTTATTATCATGGTATTATTATTAGGGCTTTCACTGAGATTTGGAATAATGTTTTGTCTTTTAAACTCATGCATGTTGATCATCAGTCCATGTGTACGTAA